The Brassica napus cultivar Da-Ae chromosome C7, Da-Ae, whole genome shotgun sequence genomic interval CGAGCGATGGCAAGACACCATTTGAGAAGCAGAATTCAGAGGATTTTAATGGTATTGAGAGGCCAGAAGAGGACGAGTTTAGGAAGAAGTTAGATGATGCCGAGACTCCACTGTACCCGACATGTCAGAAATACACCAAGGTTGCTGCTATCATGGGTCTTTACCGTGTAAAGGTCAAGAGTGGGATGTCAGAGAGCTATTTTGACCAGCTAATGACATTAGTTCATGACATGCTACCTCCAGATAATGTTCTGCCTAAGTTTACGGATGAGATGAAGAAGTTCTTAAAGGTGTTTGGTTTTGGTTATGATGTCATCCACGCCTGCAAAAATGATTGTATCCTTTATAGGAAACAGTATGCGGAGATAGTTTGCTGTCCAAGATGTAGTGAATCAAGATGGGAAAGAGATAAGCACACTGGTGAGGAGAAGAAAGGAGTTCCATGTAAGGTGCTTAGGTATTTTCCCATaaaagagagattcaagaggATGTTTAGATCGAAACGGTTGGCTGAGGATTTGTGTTGGCACTTCAACAATGCAACTGAAGATGGATCTATGCAGCATCCTGTGGATTCTTTGACTTGGGTTCAGGCAAACGATAAGTGGCCGGAATTTGCTGCTGAAGCAAGAAACCTGAGACTAGGTCTTtctactgatgggatgaatccATTCTCGATCCAAAACACCAAGTACAGCACGTGGCCGGTTCTCCTAGTTAACTACAATATGGCGCCAACTCAGTGCATGAAAGCGGAGAACATTATGTTGACGATGTTGATACCTGGACCAACAACACCTAGCAACAACATTGACGTGTATCTACAGCCCCTGATAGAGGACCTCAAGGACTTGTGGACCGAAGGTATTGAAGTTTATGATGCCTTTAAGAAGGAGAGTTTTAATTTAAGAGCTATGCTGTTGTGGAGTATCACAGACTACCCAGCTTTAGGGACATTAGCTGGATGTAAAGTTAAGGGGAAGCAAGCATGTATTGTATGTGGGAAGGAGACACCGCATAGATGGCTTAAGTTTAGTAGGAAACATGTGTATATGGGCAACATGAAGCGACTGATGCCTGGTCATCCCTACAGACGTAGAAAGGGTTGGTTTGACAACACAGTGGAGTCTGGTGTTTCAAAGAGGATTCAGAGTGGGAAAGAAATATTTGACAGCCTTAGAGGAATTAGAAATTATTTTGGAAGACCATTAGCTAAAAAGGGGAAGCGTAAAAGGGCAGAAGCAGAAGATGACGATGATGAAGCTGCAACAGCTGAAGAaatcgaagaagatgatgatttaTGGAGGTGGAAAAAAAAGTCTAACTTCTTTGACTTACCATATTGGAAGGTATACGTTCTGCTTTACAATTAATTTTAGCTTTCTGAATTTATGTAAGCTAATTAAATTGTTTCTGATAATTAACTCTACATAATGTTTGCAGAAAATGCCTATGAGGCATAACATAGATGTTATGCACGTCGAGAAGAACGTCTCAGACGCACTACAATCTATTCTTATGAATAATGCAAAATCAAAGGATGGGTTGAAAGCAACAAAAGATTTAGAAGATATGGGAACCAGGAACAATTTACATCCAGAAAAGCATGGGAAGAGAACTTATTTGCCTCTAGCTGCATTCTGGCTTTCCaaggaagagaaaaaaaattctgtAGACGGCTATCCAAGTTTAGAGGCCCCGATGGATATTGTGCAAATATATCCAGTTGTGTCTCGTTGGATCCTCCCAATATCGGCAGCATGAAGTCACATGACCATCACGTTCTTTTGCAGAACCTTTTTCATGTGGCATTGAGAGGTTTATTGCCTAAAGGACATCAGATAGCTGTCAATCGTATCTGCAACTACTTCAACAGACTTTGCCAACGAGTTATTGATCCAGAGAAGCTACTGACTCTAGAATCTGAGATTGTGGAAACAATGTGCCAGTTGGAGAGATTCTTTCCACCATCACTCTTCGACATTATGTTTCACCTTCCTCTCCATCTAGCTAAAAAAGCACGCTTGGGTGGCCCTGTGCACTTcagatggatgtatccgtttgagaggtaattattttttgtctttGTCGTATACTTTCAATAAATAGACTAACTTATATGTTCTGGTATGTAGATATATGAAGACTCTAAAAGCTTATGTCAAGAATTTTGCACGACCCGAAGCTTGTATGGCTGAGGGATATTTGTCTAGTGAATGCATTTCGTTTTGTATGGAGTTCCTTCGAAAATCTGTTCCAGTCCAAGAAGCAATTAATAGAAATGAAGATATTGAGGCAACTCAGAATGTCCTTGAAGGAAGACCATTACAGAAAGCTACAGAAGTAACCCTCACAGATAAGGAGAGAGATATAGCTCATCGTTATATCCTCATGAATACAGCAGTCATGGATCCGTATATTGGGTAAGTAAAACAGCAGTTAGATATATAAAGTTGTTCTATTTTATACATCGTCTAACTTAAAGAAAGCAGGTTGCATTTGGAA includes:
- the LOC106412930 gene encoding uncharacterized protein LOC106412930; this translates as MDKAWVWLPRNSLEYEQGATEFVSSSSRRLGDLVEMFCPCVDCRNVCHQSRETVFEHLVIRGMDQKYKGCKYWSKHGDIRPDKTADVQTSENEAYELMRTAFIASDGKTPFEKQNSEDFNGIERPEEDEFRKKLDDAETPLYPTCQKYTKVAAIMGLYRVKVKSGMSESYFDQLMTLVHDMLPPDNVLPKFTDEMKKFLKVFGFGYDVIHACKNDCILYRKQYAEIVCCPRCSESRWERDKHTGEEKKGVPCKVLRYFPIKERFKRMFRSKRLAEDLCWHFNNATEDGSMQHPVDSLTWVQANDKWPEFAAEARNLRLGLSTDGMNPFSIQNTKYSTWPVLLVNYNMAPTQCMKAENIMLTMLIPGPTTPSNNIDVYLQPLIEDLKDLWTEGIEVYDAFKKESFNLRAMLLWSITDYPALGTLAGCKVKGKQACIVCGKETPHRWLKFSRKHVYMGNMKRLMPGHPYRRRKGWFDNTVESGVSKRIQSGKEIFDSLRGIRNYFGRPLAKKGKRKRAEAEDDDDEAATAEEIEEDDDLWRWKKKSNFFDLPYWKKMPMRHNIDVMHVEKNVSDALQSILMNNAKSKDGLKATKDLEDMGTRNNLHPEKHGKRTYLPLAAFWLSKEEKKNSVDGYPSLEAPMDIVQIYPVVSRWILPISAA